The following is a genomic window from Nitrososphaerota archaeon.
TCCAGAGCTCCCCGGAGGTTCGTAGGTGCAGAGTCGCAACGGGCCCCGAGCGCGTGCCCAACCCTTTTTACCCTTTGGACCTCCGAGGGCGCTGTGCTCGACCACCCGCTCGTCCCCGGCCCTGACTCGGCCGTCGAGAAGGGCCCCTGGCACTATGGCGCGGACTACGTCACGGTGTACTTCAGAGGGGAGAGAGACGCCCTTTCTGACCTCCTCCCAAAACCATTCGAGGTGGCCGATGGGACCTGCATGGGGTACGTCTGCGAGATAGTGTCGGTGGCCGAGTCTGCCGCAGACATGGCCGCATATCGCCCGGACAGGACCGTCTACGACGAGGCGGCGGTCGGGGTGAAGTGCACCTACAAGGGGCGGACGGGGGTCTACTTCCCGGTGATGTGGGTCACCACCGAGTGGTCCCTATTGAGGGGGCTCCTGAACGGCTACCAGAAGAGGCTCGCGGACAAGATCTCGATGACGAAGCTCCACCCGCTCAACCCAGGCATGAAGGGGGTCGCGGCCGGGAGCAGGTTCGGGGGGTTCTGCATGAAGGGGCCGGAGCAGACCATCTCCCTCCAGGTGCAGGTCGAGAGGGAGGTCGCCCCCGACGCGCTCCCGAAGTTCGGCGCTACCTTCGGGACGAGGAGGTATCCGAAGACGGACGAGAGCCAGGGGACCGTCGACGAGCCCGTCGAGATCGCAAAGGCGAACTCCAGGGTGTCTGACGCGTGGGTCGGGACCGGCTCGCTGAAGACGACCCTCGGGGTGGGAAAGATAGAGCCCGTCTCGGGCGCGGTCTACCGGAGCGGGTTCACGATCCTGGGCTCGAAGGTCCTGCGGTAGGCCCCTCGCCTGAGCCCGAACCTGCCAAGTTGACGGTTGAACGGGCGATGTCATGAGGTGTCAAAGATCGGTTGACGCTTGTCAGTAGGGCTGTGAAGGACCGCCAGCAGGGAATGGGTGTTCGCTTGGATTGCAGCCAAAGCTCAGTCCGAACCAGTAAGGCGAGTACACAGTCCCAACGCCTATGGTCGCACATCCGAACGACTGATAGACCTGGTATCTCGGCGCGTTAGTGGAACAGACGAGGGGAGAACAGGCCGCCGTTTCCTGATACACTATCGGAGCCATGAAGAAGACCGCCAAGACAACAGCCGCGGCGACGCCGATTCCCACCTTGGTGACGCATCTCACGCCAAGCGGACGCGGAAGCGCCCTAGTTTAGCCCACTGTTCAGAACGCCCGACTGGAGCGTCCTGGACTACGGCCTACTTGTCTTCCCTCTCAACCTTGACTCCGGCACGTTGCGCGGAGCACGTGAAGAGATGACGAGCGCAGACCGCATGCCGGAGAAACCGGTCCTCCGGGCCACTAGCGCCCTTTCTTGATCTGGACCCCCCTCTGATGCAGCTCACTCAGAAGGGTCCGCACCAGCTTCCCGGTGACAGCCCTCTCTGGAGGTATCACCCCCTCCCCCTGGACCTCCCCTTCCCCGAGCATCTGCGTGACGATGGAGCCCGTATAGGCCGTGGTCTTCCCCATGGAGGTCACCCCGTTCGCCTCGTCGTACCTGTCGACCATGTCATAGACGATGCTCCCCTTCCTCCCTTTCGCGATGACGCGCATGACGGTTATGTCCTTAGGCTCCCCCTCGGAGAGCTTCTTGCCCAGCACTGCCCAGGACACCTCGAGCGGAGACGCCTGCGCCTCCCCTGCCCTGACCTTCTCTCGTGAGAAGTAGCCTGACTCCTGGAGCAGCTTCATCTTCTCCGCGTGTCCCGGCCACCTGAGAGTTATCTCGTCGAGGACTCTCATCCCCCTCATGGTGTAGACGAGGCTGGCGAGGCCGTCCGTGCAGAACCCCTCCAGGGTCCCGATGGGGGGCGGGAACTCGTAGGTGTCGACCGTGTCGAAGGGCCTTACCTTCACCATCTTCCCTCCCCTGAACACCCTGGCGTCGTCGGTGTACTCCCTCAGCAGCCCCACGATGGAGAAGACCAGCTTGTATCCGTAGGGGGGGAGAGGCTTCTGGGGGATCCCTCCGACGAGGATATGCCCTTCATCGCCGCCGCCGAGCTCCTGGAGGGCGTCCGTCAGGAGTATCCCCCCGAGTCCGGGGGCGACGCCGCACCCCGGGATCAGCGTCGCGCCGGTCTTCCTCGCCTCCCCGTCGAGCGCCATCTGCTCGTCCTCGAAGGCTATGTTCACCATCTTCGTCCCTGCCTGGACCGCAGCCAGGTCTGACAGGTGCACTATCCCATGAGGGAGCGCCGACGCAGCGGCGTCGAACCGCTTCAGAAACGAGACCACCTTGCTCTTCTCCCTGATGTCCAAGAGCTCGACCCTGAGCTTCTTCCCTGGCGAGCGCTTCTTCAACGCCCGCAGACGCTCTTCGTCTACGTCGGCGACCACGACCTCGTCGACCCCCTCAGACCTGGAGAGGTCCCAGCCGATCACGGACCCCATCAGCCCGGACCCCAGCACCGCTGCCTTCATGGCTCGCTGGTCCTCGGTGCGCGGTTATTGAGCTGAGCGGAGAAGCCGCGAAGAGGCGGACCTAGGCGGGCGCCTGGGCGGCGAAGATCTCCATGGTCTCCGCTATCCAGATCATCCCCTTCCTCAGGTTCTCCAGCTTGAGGTTCTCGTTGGGAGCGTGTATCCCTCCGTCAGTCGCGGACACGCCGATGTCTACCGACGGCATCCCATACCTCCTGGTGAACAGGTAAAGGGGGCCCGTCCCCGGGGAGCCAAGCTCGACCACGGGCTTCCTGCCGTACGTCTTCTCGGCAGCCACTATCGCCGCCTGCGCGAAGGGGTCCTTGTAGGACGTCCTGGCTGCCGGCTCCATGCTCTCCTGTTTGATCTCCACGTCGGCGAAGCCCTTGTCGTCCAGATACTTCCTCAGCTTCTTCAGAAGCTCATCCGGGTCCTGCTCCGGGACGAGCCGAAAGTCCATCTTCACGTGTATCTCCTTCGGGAGGACGGTCTTCGACCCGGGCCCGGTGTACCCCGCCCAGATGCCCGCGATGTTCCCCGTGGGCCTCTGCACGAGCGCCTTCTTCGCAAGTTCGTCCTCCATCCCCCCGGTGAACTTCTCCGCGGCATAGTTCTTCCTGTAGCCGTCTCCGTCGAAAGGCATCTCGTTCAGTACGGAGAGCTCGTCTTCAGCCAGGTTGGTCACCCCGTCGTACCACCCGGGGACGAGGATCCTCTCGTCTTCGTCCTTGAGGATGTTCAGCAGCCTGACCATCCTCCAGGGGGCGCTCGGCAGTATCGCAGCGAGGCTGCTGTGGGCGTCCTGCGAAAGCGACTTCAGCGTGAGCTCGACGTAGATCATCCCCTTCACCCCGAGGGTGACCGTGGGGGTCCCGGCGGAGTCGACTGTCCCGTACTCCCAGATGACGGCGTCTGCTTCAAAGAGCTCGGGGTACTTGGAAATGTAGTCTCCCAGGTGGCCGCTCCCGACCTCTTCCTCCCCTTCGAAGCAGAACTTCACGTTGCAGGGGATGTCCCCGTCCGCCTTCATGAACGACTCCACTACCTTGAGCCTGGCGACCAGCTCCCCCTTGTCATCGGAGACCCCCCTCCCATAGATGACCCCGTCCCTGATCTCCGGCTTGAACGGAGGAGACTTCCAGAGCTCCAGCGGCTCCTCGGGCTGGACGTCGTAGTGGTTGTAGAACAGCAGCGTCTTGCCTGGCTTCTTGGAGCGGATCTCCCCGAAGACCAGTGGGGCGACCCCGTCCAGCTTCAGGACCTTCGTCGTGGCTCCTATCTCCTTCAGCATCTTCTCGACCAGGACAGAGCATTCCGCTACGCCCTCGTTCCTCGCGGACACGCTCCTCTGCGACGCGAGGCGGACCACTTCATCGGCGAAGGCGTGGATGTTGTCGCCTACGTACCGTCTGAAACCTTCGCTTACCAGCCCTCGAACACCTGCGGGTGGCCCCCACGCATGCGGAGATAAAGGTTGGAGCCGGCAAAGAAGACTACAGCCGGGTCCGCATGTGGCCGGAGAGCCCCTCCTGCACCCTTAAATCCCGATATGTCTGCAGGAGATATATCTTGAGGAATGCTATGCCGGCCGGAAAAGGTCGCCAGGTCCCGGCAGCCAGGGGCTCGCCTCTCCGCTTCGATGGAGGGTCGCTCCTGACGGACTTTTCCAGGTTCTATGTCCTCCTCCTGCTCTACGAGGGGGGGAAGCACGGTTACGAGATAATGTCCAGCATCGAGCAGAGGCTCGGTCGGACCGCGAGCCCCGGCATGGTGTACCCGTTCCTCCGGCTGCTGGAGGGGCAGGGGTACGTCTCGCGCAAATCGGTGACCGTCGGCCGCAAGGCGAGGAAGGTGTACTCCCTCACGCAGCAGGGGAGGGCTTTCTGCGACAGGCTCTTCGGTCAGTTCGCGGGAATCGTGTCAAGCGCCATCGAGCCTACCCTGCAGGTGTGCGCCCACTGCGGGTGCAGGGTCTACAAAGACGCCCACCTGGAGGAGGTCGGAGGGAAGGAGCTCGCCTTCTGTTGCAGGTCCTGCGCGAGCACCTACGTAAGAGAAACGGGGAGGGGAAGGTGACACGGCCACAGACCCGGTCTGCGGCATGTACGTCGAGGAGTCCCCCGGAGCCCTGCACGCCGAGGTGAACGGGAGGACCTACTACTTCTGCGCCGAGTCGTGCCTCCGGACGTTCATCGCGCCGACCCTCGAGCTCAGGTCCCTGAAGAGGGACATCGCCCTCGGATTCGCCCTCGGCATCCCAATCCTGGCCCTGACGTACCTTACCGTCTTCCCTGCGGGGTTCCCCACAGGTCTGCTCCTCCTCGCGCTGGCGACCCCGGTCCAGTTCATCGCAGGCAGGAGGTTCTACGAAGGGGCGTGGAACGCGATCAAGATGCGCTCCTCTAACATGGACACCCTGGTCGCCGTGGGGACCTCAGCGGCCTACTTCTACAGCCTCGTCTTCGTCCTCTTCCCGGCCGAGTTCCCCTATGGGGGGCTCTTCTTCGACGCCTCTTCCCTCGTGGTCGCCCTCATACTGGTCGGGAGGCTGCTGGAGCAGACGGTCAAGGTGAGGGCCAACGGCGCCATGATGAAGCTGGGCGAGCTGCAGCCGAGCACCGCGACGGTGATCGGCCCCGACGGGGGCGAGGTTGAGACCCCGGTCGAGAAGGTGGCGGTGGGCGACCTCTTCCTCGTCCGTCCCGGGGAGAGGGTGGCGACGGACGGTGTGGTAGTCGAGGGGCGCTCCTTCGTCGACGAGAAGATGATCAGCGGCGAGAGCATCCCCGTGGAGAAGTCCGCAGGGAGCCAGGTGACCGGCGCTACCGTCAACGGCTCTGGGGCGCTGAGGGTGAAGGCGACCAGGGTAGGGGCTGACACCACCCTATCTAGGATAATCCAGATCGTCCAGGACGCCCAGAGCACCAAGGCCCCGGTGGAGCGCCTCGTGAACACCGTGGCCGCTTACTTCGTCCCGATAGTGGTCGCGGTCTCTCTGGCCTCTTTCGCGCTCTGGGTGTCCGTGGGCGGCAAGTCCGTCAGCTTCGCGTTCACCGCGGCGGTCGCCGTCCTGGTGATCGCCTGCCCCTGCGCTCTGGGCCTCGCCACCCCTGCGGCCATCGCTGTCGGCGCCGGAAAGGGGGCCGAAAACGGGATACTGATCAGGGGAGGGGAGTACCTGGAGCGGACGCAGAAGATCGACACCGTCGCCTTCGACAAGACAGGGACTCTCACAAGGGGAGAGCCTGAAGTGACTGACGTCATCGCCGTGGAGGGGGGAGACCCCAAGGAAGTAGTCAGGCTGGCAGCCGCGGCCGAGCGGAGCTCGGAGCACCCGCTCGCTTCCGCCGTCCTCAGGAGGTACGCCTCCGACTTTCCAGGAGCGCCCTTGCCAGACTCCTCGGCCTTCCAGGCCCTCCCTGGCCTCGGGGTGAGCGCGTCGTATTCTGGGAAGCGACTTCTGGTGGGGAACCTTCAACTCCTCCGAAAGAGCGGAACAGCAGTAGGAGAGGAGCTTTCGAGGAGGATGGATGTCCTTCTCAGCCAGGGGAAGACCGTCGTACTGCTCGCCCAGAACGGGGCGCTGAAGGGGGTCGTCGCTGTGGCGGACGCCGTAAAGCCGTCAGCCAGGGAGGCCATCTCAGGCCTCCAGAAGATGGGGCTCGAGACCGTCATGATAAGCGGGGACAACCAGACCACCACCGCGGCGATAGCGAAGGAGCTCGGGATTGGAAGGTATTTCGCAGAGGTCCTCCCAGAACAGAAGGCGTCGATAGTGAAGATGCTCCAGGAACAGGAGCGGAGAAAAGTCGCCATGGTGGGAGACGGGATAAACGACGCTCCGGCGCTGGCGCAGGCCTACGTAGGCATAGCCATAGGCTCCGGGTCGGATGTGGCCGTGGAGACGGGAGGGCTGATACTGATGAGGGACGACCCCCGGGACGTGGTCGCCGGTATACAGCTCTCGAGGAAGACGATGTCGAAGGTGAAGCAGAACCTCTTCTGGGCCTTCGTCTACAACGTGGCCCTGATCCCGGTGGCTGCCGGGCTCCTCTACCTCCTCGTCGGGGTCCTCCTCAACCCGATCCTGTCGGGGGCCGCAATGGCGATGTCGTCCGTCACCGTAGTCACGAACTCGCTCACCCTGAGGAGGTTCAGACCGAAGCTTTGAGCGGGCTCCCGACGAAGACGGCCACCGCGAGGTTCTCCGTCTCGAGCGTGAGCTGCGTCGCCTGCACCCCTGCCTTCAGGAAGGGGCTGTCGCGGTCGGAGGGCGTCCTGGACGTAAGAGAGCTGCCGATGCTGAACATGGTCGTGGTCGAGTTCGACCCCGCCAGGACGGACGAGGCGAAGATAAGGAGGGAGGTCGAAGCCGTGTCAGCGAAGGCAGGGTTCAAAGGGAAGGTCATCTTCCCGGGCAAGAAGAAGGAGGTGATTACGAAGCGATGACAGCCGTGGATCCCATCTGCAGGATGAAGGTCGACGAGAAGGGAGCGAAGTTCACCTCCAGCTACGACGGGAAGGCCTACTACTTTTGCAGCTCAGGGTGCAAGAGGACCTTCGACAACGACCCGAAGAAGCACGCCGACTGAGCCCTCCGGACGCCTCTGAGCCCGGTTGCCAACCGTGAGAATCGCACCCCGGGCTTAAAGGGGGTGCGGAGCCGTTCTGGTCGGAACCCCAATGGAGCCCCGACTTGGCGCCGAGACGGGCCCGCGTGGTACCCGCCGCTCTGTCCGGACGGGGCCCCCCGAAGGATGCGCCTCCGCCGCAAGGACAAAAATAGCCGGCCGCAGGCAGCCCGCTCCCTTGCCGAAGAAGGCCACGGAGGACGAGTTCTCGAGGAGGGCCCTCGGGTATTCGAAGTTCTACGGCGGTAAGGTGGGGTTCGCCCCCAAGGTCCCCGTGAGGTCTCTCGATGACTTCTCCATCTGGTACACGCCAGGGGTGGCCGCCGTCTCCAAGGCCATCCAGGCCGAACCAGGGCTCTCCTTCGAATACACGGGAAGGTGGAACACCATCGCCATAGTGTCCGACGGGAGCCGGGTCCTCGGCCTGGGGAACATAGGACCGGAGGGGGCCCTCCCGGTCATGGAAGGGAAGGCACTGATATACAATTACCTCGGCGGCGTGAACGCCATCCCGCTCCCCGTGAGGACCAAGACGGAGGAGGAGCTGATCTCCATCGTGAAGGCGCTCGAGCCTTCCCTCGGCGGGGTCAACCTGGAGGACATCGAGTCCCCGAAGTGCTTCGAGGTCCTGGACCGGCTGCGGGCGGAGATGGAGATCCCTGTCTGGCACGACGACCAGCAAGGGACCGCAGGGGTGACGCTCGCGGGGCTCTTCAACGCCCTCGAGGTCACCGATCGGAAGCTCGCGGGGACGAGAGTGGTCCTGTGCGGGTCCGGGGCAGCAAACGTAGCCACGGAGCGGCTCCTGGTCGAAGCGGGCTCCGACCCGAGGGACATCATAGTGGTCGACTCCAAGGGGATACTTCACCCGGAAAGGGAGGACATCGACCAGCTCATGCTGAAGAACAAGTGGAAGTACGAGATCGCCATCCGCACCAACGGGGACAGGGTCACCGGAGGGCTGAAAGAAGCGCTCCGGGGGTCCGACGTGCTCGTGGCCGCCGCCCACCAGGGGCCCGCCGCCATCAAGCCAGATGAGATAGCCGTGATGAACCGGAGGTCTATCGCCTTCTTCCTTGCTAACCCTGTCCCGGAGATGCTCCCCGCGGAGGCCCACGCAGCGGGCGCGGAGGTCGTCGCGACGGGGAGGTCGGACTACCCCAACCAGGTCAACAACAGCCTCCTGTTCCCGGCGATATTCAGGGGCGCCCTGGACGTGAGGGCCAGGACCATCACAGACTCGATGGTCATACAGGCTGCGACGGAGCTGGCCGGGTTTGCCAGAGAAAAAGGGCTGAGCCCTGACTACATCATGCCCACCATGGTCCAATGGGAGGTCTACCCGCGGGTCGCGACCAGGGTAGGGCAGGCGGCGGTCAGGGAGGGGGTGGCGAGGAAGAAGCTGACTGAGGACGAGTCGATGCGCGCCGCCATGGCGACCATCGAGAGGTCGAGGAAGGTGATGAACCAGCTGAGGAGCGGGGGGCTGATAGTTGATCCGCCAGAATAGACGTAAATCGGCTGAGCTGGAAGCGGGGGCCAGGATGCAGCTAAGGCATGCCAAGAAAGAGGACCTGGACGCCATCTCAGACCTGATCGTAAGGACCAAGCGCCTGAACAACGAGTTCGACCCGCTGTTCGCCGTGGTGTCTGACGCGAAGGCCAGGGCGGAGAAGTACGTCCAGTCGACGCTCGGTGCGCCTGGACACCTCCTGCTGGTGGCCTCTGAAGGGGCCAAAGTGGTGGGGGTAATCAGGGCGGAGACGAGGGAACGGATATTCTACGAGCCCCACAAGGAGGGGCGTATCACCGACTTCTACATTCTCCCCGAGTACAGGCGCAAGGCGCTCGGTCACGAGATGCTGGAGAAAGCGTCAGCCGAGCTGAAGAAGCTTGGCGTCGAGATCGTCGTGGCGGACGTCCCTGCCCAGAACGAGATAGCCAACAGGTTCTACGCCAAGCGCGGGTTCAGAGCCCTGACGCACCAGTTCGGGAAGATTCCCTAGTAGTCGAGCAGCGTACCGAGCTGTAGGTCGTCGGCTGGTCCCAGAAGCATTCCGCAGCGGTAGCATACGAAGTTGGAGCCGGTCCTGGCGGGGACGTGCTCCTGAGTCTTGAGGCAGTACGTCTCCTCAGCGACCGCTGTTAAGAGCATCAAGCGTTGGACCTGGGTTCGGATATTTAAAATTCGACAACACATCGACAGAGTTTCGACAATCGCCTTAGTATTTCTTCGTGACTATCCCCTTGAGGGTCCCTCCCCCGTTGATTTCCAGCACAGTCTCGAAGGAACGAAGGTCCTCCACGGCGAGCCCCCCGCTCGCCTCCCACTCCCTGAACGACGCGTCGTTGGAGACCTCGGCCCGGAGCCTGTGGATCGAATTCAGGGCGAACGTCCTCGCTTTGCCTGTGAGGTCCTTCCCGTCAACCACGACCTTGAGGAGGCCGGTGTCCTGGCTCTCCACCGTCACGAGCCGGGTGTACCTCTTGTAGAGCCTTCCGAGGACGAACCCGAAGACCCCTGTCCAGAGGACGAGGAATGCAGACGTCAGGGCGGAAACCTCCAGGTTGAAGAAGAAGCCGACGGGGACGAAGGTGACCAGGACGACGGCGAGCAGGGCCGCGATTATCTCACCTTTCACAGTCGGGCTCCCGGTGGGGAGGGAGTCGTAGTAGATCCCGAGGATCCCCGCAAACGCAAGGCCGACGAAAAACCCCACGAATGACCAGACGGGGACGGCGAGCGATGCCACGAGAGAGAGGCACTGCGCTGCGCTCGTGCCGTTCACGGAGGGAACGAGGGGACAGGCAGACGCCAAGGTCGTGTTCCCATAGACCGTGGACCCATGGCTCTCCACCCATGCCAGGAACTCAGACTGCAGCGCATATAGGAGGGCGACGTTGAAGATCGCCAGCCCACCGAAGTATAGGATCCCACCTAGGGTCCCTGCCTTTATCCCAGCGAAGAACGAACCCAATGCCTGTTTCCTACGACTTCAGTGCAGCCAGGACCTCCGCCTCGTGTCCCTTGGGAGATACCTTCCTGAACACTTTCTTGATCTTCCCGTCCGGCCCTATCACGAAGGTGGACCTCTCCGTCCCCATGTACTTCCGACCGTAGTTCACCTTCTCCTTCCAGGCGCCGTACAGCCCATGGACCTTCAACTCTTCGTCGCTGAGCAGCGTGAAGTTCAGCGAATATTTGTCGATGAACTTGGCGTGCGACGTGAGGGAGTCTTTGCTCACGCCTAGGACCACGGCGTCGAGCTTGTCGAACTTCGGGAGGTTGTCCCTGAAGGCGCAGGCTTCGACCGTGCACCCAGGGGTGTCGTCCTTCGGATAGAAGTAAAGAACGACCGGCTTCCCTTTGAACGAGCTGAGCCTCACGCTCCCTCCCACCGACGACGGCAGCTCGAAGTCAGGGGCGGAGTCTCCCGCTTTGAGCTCCTTTGGCATGGCCTTCATGGACCCCTCCGCTTTAAGCCGTCAGAAAAAGCTACCCATCAGTCGCT
Proteins encoded in this region:
- a CDS encoding acetoacetate decarboxylase family protein, yielding MLDHPLVPGPDSAVEKGPWHYGADYVTVYFRGERDALSDLLPKPFEVADGTCMGYVCEIVSVAESAADMAAYRPDRTVYDEAAVGVKCTYKGRTGVYFPVMWVTTEWSLLRGLLNGYQKRLADKISMTKLHPLNPGMKGVAAGSRFGGFCMKGPEQTISLQVQVEREVAPDALPKFGATFGTRRYPKTDESQGTVDEPVEIAKANSRVSDAWVGTGSLKTTLGVGKIEPVSGAVYRSGFTILGSKVLR
- a CDS encoding PadR family transcriptional regulator → MRNAMPAGKGRQVPAARGSPLRFDGGSLLTDFSRFYVLLLLYEGGKHGYEIMSSIEQRLGRTASPGMVYPFLRLLEGQGYVSRKSVTVGRKARKVYSLTQQGRAFCDRLFGQFAGIVSSAIEPTLQVCAHCGCRVYKDAHLEEVGGKELAFCCRSCASTYVRETGRGR
- a CDS encoding YHS domain-containing protein, giving the protein MTAVDPICRMKVDEKGAKFTSSYDGKAYYFCSSGCKRTFDNDPKKHAD
- a CDS encoding saccharopine dehydrogenase NADP-binding domain-containing protein, yielding MKAAVLGSGLMGSVIGWDLSRSEGVDEVVVADVDEERLRALKKRSPGKKLRVELLDIREKSKVVSFLKRFDAAASALPHGIVHLSDLAAVQAGTKMVNIAFEDEQMALDGEARKTGATLIPGCGVAPGLGGILLTDALQELGGGDEGHILVGGIPQKPLPPYGYKLVFSIVGLLREYTDDARVFRGGKMVKVRPFDTVDTYEFPPPIGTLEGFCTDGLASLVYTMRGMRVLDEITLRWPGHAEKMKLLQESGYFSREKVRAGEAQASPLEVSWAVLGKKLSEGEPKDITVMRVIAKGRKGSIVYDMVDRYDEANGVTSMGKTTAYTGSIVTQMLGEGEVQGEGVIPPERAVTGKLVRTLLSELHQRGVQIKKGR
- a CDS encoding GNAT family N-acetyltransferase; the encoded protein is MQLRHAKKEDLDAISDLIVRTKRLNNEFDPLFAVVSDAKARAEKYVQSTLGAPGHLLLVASEGAKVVGVIRAETRERIFYEPHKEGRITDFYILPEYRRKALGHEMLEKASAELKKLGVEIVVADVPAQNEIANRFYAKRGFRALTHQFGKIP
- a CDS encoding NADP-dependent malic enzyme, translated to MEPRLGAETGPRGTRRSVRTGPPEGCASAARTKIAGRRQPAPLPKKATEDEFSRRALGYSKFYGGKVGFAPKVPVRSLDDFSIWYTPGVAAVSKAIQAEPGLSFEYTGRWNTIAIVSDGSRVLGLGNIGPEGALPVMEGKALIYNYLGGVNAIPLPVRTKTEEELISIVKALEPSLGGVNLEDIESPKCFEVLDRLRAEMEIPVWHDDQQGTAGVTLAGLFNALEVTDRKLAGTRVVLCGSGAANVATERLLVEAGSDPRDIIVVDSKGILHPEREDIDQLMLKNKWKYEIAIRTNGDRVTGGLKEALRGSDVLVAAAHQGPAAIKPDEIAVMNRRSIAFFLANPVPEMLPAEAHAAGAEVVATGRSDYPNQVNNSLLFPAIFRGALDVRARTITDSMVIQAATELAGFAREKGLSPDYIMPTMVQWEVYPRVATRVGQAAVREGVARKKLTEDESMRAAMATIERSRKVMNQLRSGGLIVDPPE
- a CDS encoding M20/M25/M40 family metallo-hydrolase; protein product: MSARNEGVAECSVLVEKMLKEIGATTKVLKLDGVAPLVFGEIRSKKPGKTLLFYNHYDVQPEEPLELWKSPPFKPEIRDGVIYGRGVSDDKGELVARLKVVESFMKADGDIPCNVKFCFEGEEEVGSGHLGDYISKYPELFEADAVIWEYGTVDSAGTPTVTLGVKGMIYVELTLKSLSQDAHSSLAAILPSAPWRMVRLLNILKDEDERILVPGWYDGVTNLAEDELSVLNEMPFDGDGYRKNYAAEKFTGGMEDELAKKALVQRPTGNIAGIWAGYTGPGSKTVLPKEIHVKMDFRLVPEQDPDELLKKLRKYLDDKGFADVEIKQESMEPAARTSYKDPFAQAAIVAAEKTYGRKPVVELGSPGTGPLYLFTRRYGMPSVDIGVSATDGGIHAPNENLKLENLRKGMIWIAETMEIFAAQAPA
- the bcp gene encoding thioredoxin-dependent thiol peroxidase; translation: MPKELKAGDSAPDFELPSSVGGSVRLSSFKGKPVVLYFYPKDDTPGCTVEACAFRDNLPKFDKLDAVVLGVSKDSLTSHAKFIDKYSLNFTLLSDEELKVHGLYGAWKEKVNYGRKYMGTERSTFVIGPDGKIKKVFRKVSPKGHEAEVLAALKS
- a CDS encoding heavy metal translocating P-type ATPase, which gives rise to MYVEESPGALHAEVNGRTYYFCAESCLRTFIAPTLELRSLKRDIALGFALGIPILALTYLTVFPAGFPTGLLLLALATPVQFIAGRRFYEGAWNAIKMRSSNMDTLVAVGTSAAYFYSLVFVLFPAEFPYGGLFFDASSLVVALILVGRLLEQTVKVRANGAMMKLGELQPSTATVIGPDGGEVETPVEKVAVGDLFLVRPGERVATDGVVVEGRSFVDEKMISGESIPVEKSAGSQVTGATVNGSGALRVKATRVGADTTLSRIIQIVQDAQSTKAPVERLVNTVAAYFVPIVVAVSLASFALWVSVGGKSVSFAFTAAVAVLVIACPCALGLATPAAIAVGAGKGAENGILIRGGEYLERTQKIDTVAFDKTGTLTRGEPEVTDVIAVEGGDPKEVVRLAAAAERSSEHPLASAVLRRYASDFPGAPLPDSSAFQALPGLGVSASYSGKRLLVGNLQLLRKSGTAVGEELSRRMDVLLSQGKTVVLLAQNGALKGVVAVADAVKPSAREAISGLQKMGLETVMISGDNQTTTAAIAKELGIGRYFAEVLPEQKASIVKMLQEQERRKVAMVGDGINDAPALAQAYVGIAIGSGSDVAVETGGLILMRDDPRDVVAGIQLSRKTMSKVKQNLFWAFVYNVALIPVAAGLLYLLVGVLLNPILSGAAMAMSSVTVVTNSLTLRRFRPKL